AAAACTAAATGAATATGGAAGCTCTCCTTTGGGAGGGCTTTTTTATTTTTCTGAAATTTGAATAATAACATTTTTTCCTGTCCATAACAGTAACAGAATATGGATGATGGAGTGATGATTTTGAGGAAGAACAGACACATCTCGTTTAAGGACCTGGTCAGAGAAAACAAGAGGGAACTGCTGGGCGATCAGGAAGCCATGGAACGAATTGAGAAGAAACTTGAAGAAAAGCATACAAAAAAAGCCTAACGGAGACAGGAAGTTCCTGTTTCTTTTTTTATTTTAAGTAAATATTATGTAATGAAGGAGGCAGATCTATATGAGCAACCCGAAAAGACATCCGCAATCCTTTGTACCCAGCCATCTGGGGACACAGCCAAGAGAAGGAAAAGGCAATAAGGGAAAACAAATGGCCAACAAAGGCAATGAGCATCCTGATTATGTGCCTACAAAAGGCTGAATAAAAAAGAGGTTCTATTGCCTGCACGTCAGCGATAGAACCTCTTTTTTGCCATTTTCCGAATGAAAACCCTGGCATTTCCTTCTTGTTTTGTTCACTACCACCATATAAATCGACATATTTAGCGAAGTATGTAGTAGATGAGAAATAGGAGGGGTACGGTTGATAACTGCAGAAGTGAAACCATTGCCTGTCTCAACCAAGAAGGAAGATCAGGACGTTTTATACCGGGAGCTTGAATTACAGATGCAGCGTCTCGGTCATCTTGTTCCTTTTCGTGAAGAATTAAATTGGGGAAATGAAATAGGATCGGTTGAGATTGGGCCTGACATAATCATAAATAAACTTAAAAAAGCTGCCGCAAAAAGCGACGGTGTTCTTTTGCTTTATGCAAAATTAACAAAAGGCACGGTCTATCAGCACATTATCATGCATCCGAATGTGGAAGGGTTCTATCTCCCGTTCCGGTTTGAAGAGCCATTCTTCATCACGGTGAAAAATAAAAAAATTTGGATTGGTTCCTCAGTCAGGCTTGCAGAAGAGCTTAATTGGCTCGGTATTACCATGCAGAACCTGGAGGACAAGGAAGTGGTGGATTGCTGGAACGCTTTTAAAGAATTATGCGAGCTCAGCATCGAACATCATTCGCCAGTCATTATGAACAGAAATTAGCCCGGAATATTTTTTCCTCTTTGATACAAACTATGTTTGATTCAAATTAAGAGGAGGGAAAATCCCGATGGCTAAACCAGACGACAGAAGCAATAATGTTGAAAGGCTTCAGCAGATGGTAGAAAATACGCAGCAAAACATTCAGGAAGCGAATGAATCTGTTCAGAATACAGATATGACTTCCCAGCAAAAAGAACAGATCAAGAACAAGAACGAGAGAAGAGAAGAAAGCATTCAATCGTTCCAGAGCGAGATTGAAGATGAGCAATCCTACCGCAATAACCAATAGATAAAAGAACAGCCCCCTGCTGTAACATTCGTTGCGAGGGGGTTTTTTGCATATTGCTTCAGCCGCGCACCTTCATTGTGTTACACTTTATTGGAATGGCGGATAAAGGAAAATATAAGACAGGTGATGACAGAACATGTTAGTTTCAGAAGCAAAAGTGGACGTAAGGTATGCAGAAACAGATCAAATGGGTGTTGTCTATCATGCCAATTACTTAGTTTGGTTTGAGATTGGCAGGACGGCATTTATTAAAGATCTCGGATTCAGCTATGCACAGATGGAGAAGGATGGAATTTTATCTCCTGTCACTGAGATCCATGCCAATTATAAGAAGCCTCTAACATATGGCGATCAGGCCAAGATTTTCACATGGGTTGATGAATATACAGGACTGAAGGTAAAATACGGTTATGAAATCAGAAATTCCAAAGATGAGCTATGTGTGACTGGGAATTCGACACATGTTTGTGTCAAAAAAGATTCATTTCGTCCCATTTCAATTAAGAAAGTATTTCCGGATTGGCATCAGGCTTATGAAGGACAGAAAAAACAAAAGCAGGGATAAACATGGCATTCGGTTTAGCAAGACAAGAGCTGAACGATTGGAAGAAACGAGCGGCCAGCGGCAAAATCGCTTTTATTACTCATTTTTGGTATGATCCCCGCTTTCCTGATATGAAAACGGTCACGAAGGTTGGCTGTTCAGATCTGATAGCCTTAGAAGAATGGGGTAAGAAATATGGCTTAAAGAAAGAATGGATCCATCACCGCCATGGCTATCCCCACTTTGATCTGATGGGGCACAGGCAAACAGCAATTCTTCGGGCAGAAAACAAAATGGATCAGGTTGAAAGGCTGATAAAAAAGACAGAAAAGAGGAATCGGTAATCACGATTCCTCTCATTTGTTTATTCATACTGAAAATCGATCGTTTGACCGTCTTCATCCACGTCGATGTTCAGGTTATGATCATCGAAATACCACATGTCTTCTCGTTCAACGTAGAATGTAATTCCATCCTGCTGAACTTCAGA
This genomic stretch from Fictibacillus marinisediminis harbors:
- a CDS encoding FbpB family small basic protein, yielding MRKNRHISFKDLVRENKRELLGDQEAMERIEKKLEEKHTKKA
- a CDS encoding acid-soluble spore protein N, with translation MSNPKRHPQSFVPSHLGTQPREGKGNKGKQMANKGNEHPDYVPTKG
- the tlp gene encoding small acid-soluble spore protein Tlp, whose product is MAKPDDRSNNVERLQQMVENTQQNIQEANESVQNTDMTSQQKEQIKNKNERREESIQSFQSEIEDEQSYRNNQ
- a CDS encoding acyl-CoA thioesterase, producing MLVSEAKVDVRYAETDQMGVVYHANYLVWFEIGRTAFIKDLGFSYAQMEKDGILSPVTEIHANYKKPLTYGDQAKIFTWVDEYTGLKVKYGYEIRNSKDELCVTGNSTHVCVKKDSFRPISIKKVFPDWHQAYEGQKKQKQG